The Tripterygium wilfordii isolate XIE 37 chromosome 5, ASM1340144v1, whole genome shotgun sequence genome window below encodes:
- the LOC119998999 gene encoding protein SMAX1-LIKE 3-like has product MRAEGCAVQQALTAEAASVVKQAVALARRRRHAQVTPLHVANTMLTASTGLLRTACLQSHSHPLQCKALELCFNVELNRLPGGPMLGTHSHHQHFPSISNALVAAFKRAQAHHQRRGGSIENQQQKPLLAVKIGLEQLIISVLDDPSVSRVMREAGFNSAQVKSNVDQACKKDDRSNVLDHGKPTVFDPIRDEDVRIVIENLVNRRRKGSSTVIVGECVSTIEGVVKGVMDKFDEGDVPEGLRDVKLITLSLSSLGHLNVIEQKLKEIKSSSSDSSRGFVLYLGDLKWIIEQRSREQVEHMIREIGRLLVCESGRFSILGIGSFQTYMRCKTSYPSVESVWGLHPLTIPANSLCLSLITTTTDSDLGSQSKNNKAENGHDWMLLEGEELTCCAECSAKFKDEAKSLHSGNTDSISCSTSSTLPAWLQQYKNENQRPNSMDKDCLSIKDLCKKWNSICSSKPCSSEKAFTLSSLSPSPSTYGFSYDQHGPNVHQTHYPFSVVEPKMPWRRDYNPTDPSLRIYIPPSTSNPNSTQNSASSSEVMEIDQYVRNFNEYNSENLTTLCNALERKLPSNKDTVQDIASTILQCRSGMGKRKDKRETTWLLFQGNDVEAKEKIAKEFARVIFSGSSRTDNFVSISLSSFSSTRAYSTHHRHHHHQQDCTNNYKRSRDEQSSSYIERFVEAVSSNPHRVFLLEDMEQADYCSLIGFKRAIERGRVSNVSGIEVGLSDAIIILSCESLISRSRACFSTIKEGSTLEETSSHCVSTLDLNVSIEDDSVEDQSVDDIGLLDSVDRRFVFKMPS; this is encoded by the exons ATGAGAGCAGAAGGTTGTGCAGTGCAACAAGCACTCACTGCGGAGGCAGCAAGCGTAGTAAAACAAGCGGTGGCACTCGCTAGACGGCGCCGCCATGCCCAAGTAACACCACTCCATGTAGCTAACACCATGCTCACTGCATCTACCGGTTTACTACGCACGGCTTGCTTGCAGTCCCACTCACACCCCCTCCAATGCAAAGCCCTAGAGCTTTGTTTCAACGTCGAGCTGAATCGTCTGCCTGGCGGCCCTATGTTGGGTACTCACTCTCATCATCAACACTTCCCTTCCATCTCCAACGCTCTGGTCGCGGCCTTTAAGCGTGCTCAAGCTCATCATCAAAGGCGTGGTGGTTCGATTGagaatcaacaacaaaaaccaCTCTTAGCTGTGAAGATAGGGTTAGAACAGCTTATAATATCAGTTCTTGATGACCCAAGTGTGAGTAGAGTGATGAGAGAGGCTGGTTTCAATAGTGCTCAAGTGAAAAGCAATGTTGACCAAGCTTGTAAGAAGGATGACAGGAGTAATGTTTTAGACCATGGAAAACCGACGGTTTTCGATCCAATTAGGGATGAAGATGTGAGGATTGTGATAGAGAATTTGGTGAATAGAAGGAGAAAAGGTAGTAGTACTGTTATTGTAGGTGAGTGTGTTAGTACAATAGAAGGTGTTGTCAAAGGAGTTATGGACAAGTTTGACGAAGGAGATGTTCCAGAGGGTTTGAGAGATGTGAAGTTAATAACCCTTTCACTCTCCTCTTTAGGGCATCTCAATGTTATTGAACAAAAGCTCAAAGAGATTAAGAGTAGTAGTAGTGATAGTAGTAGAGGATTTGTGTTGTATTTGGGAGATCTTAAGTGGATTATTGAGCAGAGAAGTAGAGAACAAGTGGAGCATATGATTAGGGAGATTGGGAGATTATTAGTTTGTGAGAGTGGAAGGTTTTCGATTTTAGGGATTGGAAGTTTTCAAACCTACATGAGATGTAAGACAAGTTATCCTTCAGTAGAGAGTGTTTGGGGTCTTCATCCTCTAACAATTCCTGCAAACAGCTTGTGCTTGAGTCTCATCACCACTACTACTGACAG TGATCTAGGAAGCCAGTCAAAGAACAACAAAGCTGAAAATGGGCACGATTGGATGCTACTTGAAGGTGAGGAGCTCACTTGCTGTGCTGAATGTTCCGCCAAGTTTAAGGATGAAGCCAAAAGCTTACATAGCGGCAACACTGATTCTATCAGTTGCTCCACAAGTTCAACCCTTCCTGCATGGCTTCAACAATACAAGAATGAGAATCAAAGACCTAACAGCATGGATAAG GATTGTTTATCGATCAAAGATCTTTGCAAAAAGTGGAATTCAATTTGCAGTTCGAAACCTTGTTCATCAGAGAAAGCCTTCACATTATCTTCTCTTTCACCTTCACCCTCCACTTATGGTTTCTCCTACGATCAACATGGCCCTAATGTGCACCAAACCCACTACCCCTTTTCAGTGGTCGAGCCCAAGATGCCATGGAGGAGAGACTACAACCCCACTGACCCCAGTTTGAGAATTTACATTCCACCATCAACATCAAATCCCAATTCCACCCAAAACTCAGCTTCTTCAAGTGAAGTCATGGAAATTGATCAGTATGTCCGAAACTTCAACGAGTACAATTCAGAAAACCTAACAACCCTATGCAATGCATTAGAGAGAAAGCTGCCATCAAACAAAGACACAGTTCAAGACATCGCGAGCACGATCTTACAATGCCGGTCCGGtatgggaaaaagaaaagacaaaagagaGACTACTTGGTTGTTGTTTCAAGGCAATGATGTGGAAGCTAAGGAGAAGATAGCTAAGGAATTTGCTAGGGTTATTTTCTCCGGCTCCTCCCGGACCGACAACTTTGTTTCGATTTCGTTGAGCAGTTTCTCATCCACAAGAGCATACTCAactcatcatcgtcatcatcatcatcaacaagatTGTACAAATAATTACAAAAGATCGAGAGACGAACAAAGTTCTAGTTACATTGAAAGGTTCGTAGAGGCAGTGTCAAGCAATCCTCATAGGGTTTTCTTACTTGAAGATATGGAGCAAGCTGATTATTGTTCTTTAATTGGATTCAAGAGAGCAATTGAGAGAGGAAGAGTGAGTAATGTGAGTGGAATTGAAGTTGGTCTTAGTGATGCTATCATCATCTTGAGCTGTGAAAGTTTGATTTCAAGATCAAGGGCTTGCTTTTCTACAATCAAAGAAGGCTCCACATTGGAGGAAACAAGTAGTCATTGTGTCTCAACACTTGATTTGAATGTTTCAATTGAAGATGATAGTGTGGAGGATCAAtcagtggatgatattgggcTTCTTGATTCTGTTGATAGAcggtttgttttcaaaatgccttcatGA